In Candidatus Tachikawaea gelatinosa, a genomic segment contains:
- the tkt gene encoding transketolase: MFSRKELANAIRFLSIDAIQKAKSGHPGAPMGMADIAEVLWRDYLKHNPSNPQWIDRDRFVLSNGHGSMLIYSLLHLTGYDLPLSELKNFRQLFSKTPGHPEYKHTVGIEATTGPLGQGLANAVGFAIAERTLAAQFNRPNFNIIDHYTYAFVGDGCMMEGISHEVSSLAGTLRLGKLIVFYDNNGISIDGKIDGWFKDDTAKRFEAYGWNVIKNIDGHNSEEIKKSIDQAKSINNNKPSLLICTTVIGFGSPNKHGKNEAHGAPLGEDEIILTRKKLNWKYSKFEIPDHIYKKWNAKAIGKIKEQVWNKNFSEYKKIYPQLANEFERIIVNKLPQNWEENSQKFINKIYNNPINISTREASQKTIEEFGKILSNFLGGSADLSPSNLTLWSGSKPININPAGNYIYYGVREFGMVAIANGIALHNGFIPYTATFLMFIEYAKNAVRMAALMKIQQIIICTHDSIGLGEDGPTHQPIEQLSSLRMIPNVSVWRPCDQIECAIAWKYAIENFTGPTVLVLSRQNLSAQNRHQKQIKNISRGGYILKDCDKNPELILIATGSEIDLAVSAYSILSKEGYQVRVVSMPSTDVFDKQEKYYRDFVLPPKILKRIVIEAGVSDFWYKYIGFNGIIIGLNEFGQSAPSVKLFQLFGLTVENIVNKAKKIL, encoded by the coding sequence ATGTTTTCTCGAAAAGAACTTGCTAACGCTATTCGTTTTTTAAGTATAGATGCTATACAAAAAGCGAAATCAGGTCATCCTGGAGCGCCAATGGGTATGGCAGATATTGCTGAAGTTTTATGGCGTGATTATTTAAAACATAATCCAAGTAATCCTCAATGGATTGATCGTGATCGTTTTGTTCTTTCAAACGGTCATGGTTCTATGTTAATTTATAGTCTTTTACATTTAACTGGTTATGATTTACCTTTATCTGAATTAAAAAATTTTAGACAATTGTTTTCAAAAACACCTGGACATCCTGAATATAAACATACTGTCGGCATTGAAGCAACAACCGGTCCATTAGGGCAAGGTTTAGCTAATGCAGTTGGTTTTGCAATTGCTGAGCGAACTCTTGCAGCACAATTTAATCGTCCTAATTTTAATATTATAGATCATTATACATATGCTTTTGTAGGAGATGGTTGCATGATGGAAGGTATCTCTCATGAAGTATCTTCTTTAGCTGGCACGTTGAGATTAGGAAAACTAATCGTTTTTTACGATAACAACGGAATATCAATAGATGGAAAAATAGACGGTTGGTTTAAAGATGATACAGCAAAAAGATTTGAAGCATATGGATGGAATGTAATAAAAAATATTGATGGACATAATTCAGAAGAAATAAAAAAATCAATTGACCAAGCTAAAAGCATTAATAATAATAAACCTTCATTATTAATATGCACAACAGTTATTGGTTTTGGTTCTCCTAATAAACATGGAAAAAACGAAGCACACGGCGCACCATTAGGAGAAGATGAAATTATTTTAACACGTAAAAAACTAAATTGGAAATATTCTAAATTCGAGATTCCAGATCATATTTATAAAAAATGGAATGCAAAAGCAATAGGAAAAATTAAAGAACAAGTATGGAATAAAAATTTTTCTGAATATAAAAAAATATATCCTCAACTAGCTAATGAGTTTGAAAGAATAATTGTAAATAAATTACCCCAAAATTGGGAAGAAAATTCACAAAAATTTATAAATAAAATATATAACAATCCTATTAATATATCGACTCGTGAAGCTTCTCAAAAAACTATTGAAGAATTTGGAAAAATTTTATCTAATTTTTTAGGAGGATCTGCAGATTTATCACCTAGCAATCTTACTTTGTGGTCTGGATCAAAACCAATTAATATAAATCCAGCAGGAAATTATATTTATTATGGTGTTAGGGAATTTGGAATGGTAGCCATTGCCAATGGTATTGCATTACATAATGGTTTTATTCCATATACAGCAACGTTTCTTATGTTTATTGAATATGCAAAAAATGCCGTACGTATGGCTGCTTTAATGAAAATACAACAAATAATTATTTGTACACATGATTCTATTGGATTAGGTGAGGATGGACCAACCCATCAACCAATAGAACAATTATCTAGTCTTAGAATGATCCCAAATGTCAGTGTTTGGCGTCCATGCGATCAAATTGAGTGCGCTATAGCATGGAAATATGCTATTGAAAATTTTACTGGGCCTACCGTATTAGTTTTATCTAGACAAAATTTATCTGCACAAAATAGACACCAAAAACAAATAAAAAATATATCGCGCGGGGGTTATATATTAAAAGATTGTGATAAAAATCCAGAATTAATTTTGATTGCTACTGGGTCAGAAATAGACTTAGCAGTTTCTGCTTATTCTATTTTATCCAAAGAAGGATATCAAGTAAGAGTTGTATCTATGCCTTCTACTGACGTTTTTGATAAACAGGAAAAATATTATCGTGATTTTGTTTTACCTCCTAAGATTTTGAAAAGAATAGTCATTGAAGCAGGTGTTTCTGACTTTTGGTATAAATATATTGGTTTCAATGGGATTATCATAGGCTTAAATGAATTTGGGCAATCTGCACCTAGTGTAAAACTTTTTCAATTATTTGGTTTAACTGTTGAGAATATAGTAAATAAAGCAAAAAAAATTTTGTAA
- the speB gene encoding agmatinase has translation MHNTLNNERDNSLTSNAFGFMRIPLCFNPYEKNDNQYVITGAPFDLATSGRSGSRFGPNSIRQMSTNLTWEENRWPWNFNFRQYVQVIDCGDLVYSPGNAQEFSDKLYLHAKKLLSLKKYMITIGGDHFITLPILRAYKKYFGKIALIQFDAHSDTYPSQNIFDHGSTFYHAINEDLIDPLYSVQIGIRTQYNKNFYFKVFDSIQVNNLPTYNILKEIKSTIGDMFVYISIDIDCLDPAYAPGTGTPVIGGISTEKIGKIIRGLTDINIIGMDVVEVSPPYDASGITSLAAATIILDLIYLNTFRKK, from the coding sequence ATGCATAATACTCTGAATAATGAACGCGATAATTCTTTAACATCTAATGCTTTTGGTTTTATGCGAATACCTCTTTGCTTTAATCCTTATGAAAAAAATGATAATCAATATGTAATTACGGGTGCACCTTTTGATTTAGCAACGTCTGGTCGTTCTGGTAGTCGTTTTGGCCCAAATTCTATTCGTCAAATGTCAACTAATTTAACATGGGAAGAAAATCGTTGGCCATGGAATTTCAATTTTCGTCAATATGTTCAAGTTATTGATTGTGGTGACTTAGTCTATTCACCGGGTAATGCACAAGAATTTTCAGATAAATTATATTTACATGCAAAAAAATTATTATCCTTAAAAAAATATATGATAACAATTGGTGGTGATCATTTTATAACATTGCCTATATTACGTGCATATAAGAAATATTTTGGTAAAATAGCACTAATACAATTTGATGCTCATTCTGATACTTATCCAAGTCAAAATATTTTTGATCACGGAAGTACATTTTACCATGCTATAAATGAAGATTTAATTGATCCTTTATATTCTGTTCAAATTGGTATTCGGACTCAATATAACAAAAATTTTTATTTTAAAGTTTTTGATTCTATTCAAGTAAATAATCTACCAACATATAATATTTTAAAAGAAATAAAAAGTACTATTGGTGATATGTTTGTTTATATTAGTATTGATATTGATTGTTTAGATCCTGCTTATGCCCCTGGTACTGGCACACCAGTAATCGGTGGTATTAGTACAGAAAAAATAGGTAAAATAATTCGAGGATTAACAGATATTAATATTATAGGAATGGATGTCGTTGAAGTATCACCTCCATATGATGCTTCTGGTATAACATCTCTTGCTGCTGCTACAATTATATTAGATTTAATTTATTTAAACACCTTTAGAAAAAAATAA
- the cgtA gene encoding Obg family GTPase CgtA, whose product MQFIDEAKILVIAGHGGNGCISFRREKYIPKGGPDGGNGGNGGNVYFITDRNLNTLSVFFLKKNFQAGNGKNGKSGNSTGQKGKDIFIKVPLGTQIIDANTGKIIDDMIQLKQKLLIAKGGAHGLGNACFKSSINRAPRKNTLGKSGEIVSIHLKLLLLANVGILGLPNSGKSTFVNIVSSARPKIGDYPFTTLFPTLGTVSVKQNLIKKRFIILDTPSLIKNSNIGKGLGIDFLKHLERCQLLLHVVEVTPNNFLESIKNINVITEEVRKYSEFIYNKECWIIFNKIDLLSNKKNIENYIKKIQKHIKLKNKFFFISALKNIGITNLCKKIMSIL is encoded by the coding sequence ATGCAATTTATTGATGAAGCAAAAATTTTAGTAATCGCAGGGCATGGAGGAAACGGATGTATTAGTTTTCGTAGAGAAAAGTATATTCCTAAAGGTGGTCCAGATGGTGGAAATGGTGGAAATGGTGGAAATGTATACTTTATTACAGATCGAAACTTAAACACATTATCAGTATTTTTTTTAAAAAAAAATTTTCAGGCTGGTAATGGAAAAAATGGAAAAAGTGGTAATTCTACTGGTCAAAAAGGAAAAGATATTTTTATAAAAGTACCATTAGGTACTCAAATTATTGATGCAAATACAGGAAAAATTATAGATGATATGATTCAATTGAAACAAAAACTATTAATCGCAAAAGGTGGAGCACATGGATTAGGAAACGCATGTTTTAAATCTTCAATTAATCGTGCTCCTCGTAAAAATACTTTAGGAAAATCAGGTGAAATAGTTAGTATTCATTTAAAATTATTATTATTAGCTAATGTCGGAATTTTAGGTTTACCTAATTCTGGAAAATCTACTTTTGTAAATATAGTATCATCTGCTCGACCTAAAATTGGAGATTATCCTTTTACAACTTTATTTCCAACTTTAGGTACAGTATCTGTGAAACAAAATTTAATAAAAAAACGTTTTATTATTTTAGATACTCCTAGTTTAATAAAAAATTCAAATATAGGTAAAGGTCTAGGTATAGATTTTTTAAAACATTTAGAAAGATGTCAATTATTATTACATGTAGTTGAAGTTACACCAAATAATTTTTTAGAATCAATAAAAAATATTAACGTTATTACAGAAGAAGTGCGAAAATATAGTGAATTTATCTATAATAAAGAATGTTGGATAATTTTTAATAAAATTGATTTATTAAGCAATAAAAAAAATATCGAAAATTATATAAAAAAAATACAAAAACACATAAAACTAAAAAATAAATTTTTTTTTATTTCTGCTCTAAAAAATATTGGTATAACAAATTTATGTAAAAAAATAATGAGTATATTATAA
- the speA gene encoding biosynthetic arginine decarboxylase, which translates to MKYYKKKICKKYNISFWGEKYYDIDDNGNIIVFPDPINMSSVCVNLTELANDRKKNNQRFPVLFCFPQILRDRLYLINQSFKKACKLYQYTGNYFLVYPIKVNQQKRIIESLMCSKEKFGLEAGSKSELIVVLTYAINKPSIIICNGYKDREYISLAIISTTIGHKVYLVIEKISEIFLILEESKRLNIKPSVGIRIRLAAKNIGKWELSSGEKSKFGLTTSQILKLINILKQSNQINILELLHFHIGSQVPNIKDIISSVKESIQFFVELNNLGVKIKCLDIGGGLGVDYEGTRSKSDYSVNYSVYEYAKNIIYIITQACKKYGLKHPIIITESGRALTAHHAVLISNIIETEKNEHDILPIPPKNSIIKIKEMWNNWQVIKKSKKSSVCYKLFRISNKQLLEIQNGYSLGLYSLKERAWAEQLHLYLCFYIQKFFKNKKKYKKKLIELEERIADKIYVNFSLFQSLPDSWGINQIFPILPLEGLNEKIKRKAIIFDITCDSDGKIERYIDENGVRTTISMPRYNIKKPPLIGFFMVGAYQEILGNMHNLFGNVETVNINLYPNKKIKISVSNINDTVKKTLNNINVNPEETMHFFYNQLKIKNLDEKLFDNFILVFKKVLYGYTYLKEIV; encoded by the coding sequence ATGAAATATTACAAAAAAAAAATATGTAAAAAATATAATATTTCGTTTTGGGGCGAAAAATATTATGATATAGATGATAATGGAAACATAATAGTCTTTCCAGATCCTATTAATATGTCTAGTGTATGCGTAAATTTAACTGAATTAGCAAATGATAGAAAAAAAAACAATCAACGTTTTCCAGTTTTATTTTGTTTTCCACAAATTTTAAGAGATCGTTTATATCTCATTAATCAATCTTTTAAAAAGGCATGTAAATTATATCAATATACAGGAAACTATTTCCTTGTTTATCCAATTAAAGTTAATCAACAAAAAAGAATTATAGAATCATTAATGTGTTCAAAAGAAAAATTTGGATTAGAAGCAGGATCTAAATCAGAATTAATAGTTGTTCTAACATACGCTATTAATAAACCTTCAATAATTATTTGTAATGGATATAAAGATCGTGAATACATTAGTTTAGCTATTATTAGTACAACAATAGGTCATAAAGTTTATTTAGTTATTGAAAAAATTAGTGAAATATTTTTAATTTTAGAGGAATCTAAACGATTAAATATTAAGCCTTCTGTAGGAATAAGAATTAGACTGGCAGCAAAAAATATAGGAAAATGGGAATTGAGTAGTGGAGAAAAATCAAAATTTGGGTTAACAACTTCTCAAATTCTAAAGTTGATTAATATTTTAAAGCAATCTAATCAAATTAATATTTTAGAACTTTTACATTTTCATATTGGATCACAAGTACCTAACATTAAAGATATTATATCTAGTGTTAAAGAGTCTATTCAATTTTTTGTTGAACTTAATAATTTAGGCGTAAAAATAAAATGTTTAGATATAGGAGGAGGATTAGGTGTAGATTATGAAGGAACTCGTTCTAAATCCGATTATTCAGTTAACTATAGTGTATATGAATATGCAAAAAATATTATTTATATAATTACTCAAGCATGTAAAAAATATGGGTTAAAACATCCTATAATTATTACAGAATCCGGACGAGCTTTAACAGCTCATCATGCTGTTCTAATATCTAATATAATTGAAACTGAAAAAAATGAACATGATATTTTACCAATACCACCTAAAAATTCTATTATTAAAATTAAAGAAATGTGGAATAATTGGCAAGTCATCAAGAAATCTAAAAAATCTAGTGTTTGCTATAAACTTTTTCGCATAAGCAACAAACAATTATTAGAAATTCAAAATGGTTATTCTTTAGGTTTGTATTCTTTAAAAGAACGTGCTTGGGCTGAACAATTACATTTATATCTCTGTTTTTATATACAAAAATTTTTTAAAAATAAAAAAAAATATAAAAAAAAATTAATTGAACTCGAAGAACGTATAGCAGATAAAATTTACGTAAATTTTTCATTATTTCAATCTCTTCCAGATTCTTGGGGAATTAATCAAATATTTCCAATTCTACCTTTAGAAGGTTTAAATGAAAAAATTAAAAGAAAAGCAATAATATTTGATATCACTTGCGATTCAGATGGAAAAATTGAGCGTTACATAGATGAAAATGGAGTTAGAACAACAATATCAATGCCAAGATATAATATAAAAAAACCTCCTTTAATAGGTTTTTTTATGGTTGGAGCTTATCAAGAAATATTAGGAAATATGCATAATCTTTTTGGTAACGTTGAGACTGTGAATATTAATTTATATCCTAATAAAAAAATTAAAATTTCAGTTTCTAATATAAATGATACTGTTAAAAAAACTTTAAATAATATAAATGTTAATCCAGAAGAAACCATGCATTTTTTTTATAATCAATTAAAAATAAAGAATCTTGATGAGAAATTGTTTGATAACTTTATATTAGTTTTTAAAAAAGTTCTTTATGGATATACTTATTTAAAAGAAATTGTATAA
- the murA gene encoding UDP-N-acetylglucosamine 1-carboxyvinyltransferase, which produces MHKFRIQGPTCLSGEVKISGAKNAALPILFCTILSKEEIKIKNVPKLKDIDTAIKLLKLLGSKIENKESIFFINNKDINKFNVPYNLTKKMRASIWILGPLISRFGHGEVSLPGGCSIGNRPIDFHIYGLKKLGANIDIENNYIKAFNKGRLKGARIVMKKKSVGATLTIMSAATLATGKTIIENAACEPEIVDTANFLKSLGAKINGAGSKKIIIEGVKQLKGGTYSIMPDRIETATFLLAATVSGGKIICRNTNPNFLRVVLKKLQQAGSEIKIGKTWISIDMHKKRPKSVDLYTAPYPGFPTDLQAQFTLLNLIAEGNSTITENIFEDRFSHISELIKMGACAKIKKNTIICYGVKKLYGATVKATDLRASASLVLAGCIAHGTTLINHINHIDRGYENVEKKLKSIGANIIRIKNYK; this is translated from the coding sequence ATGCATAAATTCAGAATACAAGGACCAACTTGTTTAAGTGGAGAAGTAAAAATTTCTGGAGCAAAAAATGCAGCTTTGCCTATTTTATTTTGTACAATTTTATCCAAAGAAGAAATAAAAATTAAAAATGTTCCAAAACTCAAAGATATAGATACAGCAATTAAACTATTAAAGTTATTAGGATCTAAAATAGAAAATAAAGAATCTATTTTTTTTATTAATAACAAAGATATTAATAAGTTTAATGTGCCTTATAATTTAACAAAAAAGATGCGTGCATCTATATGGATTTTAGGTCCATTAATTTCTCGTTTTGGACATGGGGAGGTTTCTTTACCAGGCGGTTGTTCAATTGGTAATCGTCCAATTGATTTTCATATATATGGATTAAAAAAATTGGGAGCGAACATTGATATAGAAAATAATTATATTAAAGCCTTTAATAAAGGTCGATTAAAAGGTGCACGTATAGTTATGAAAAAAAAAAGTGTAGGCGCTACATTAACTATCATGAGTGCCGCAACTCTTGCAACAGGAAAAACGATTATTGAAAACGCAGCATGTGAACCTGAAATTGTTGACACAGCTAATTTTTTAAAAAGTTTAGGCGCTAAAATTAATGGAGCAGGTAGTAAAAAAATTATAATTGAGGGAGTAAAACAACTAAAAGGAGGTACGTATTCTATTATGCCTGATAGAATAGAAACTGCTACTTTCTTATTAGCTGCAACTGTCTCAGGAGGCAAAATAATATGTCGTAATACTAATCCTAATTTTTTAAGAGTAGTTTTAAAAAAACTTCAACAAGCTGGAAGTGAAATAAAAATAGGTAAAACTTGGATAAGTATAGATATGCATAAAAAAAGACCTAAATCAGTTGATTTATATACAGCTCCTTATCCTGGATTTCCAACAGATTTACAAGCACAGTTTACATTATTAAATCTCATTGCAGAAGGGAATAGCACTATAACTGAAAATATTTTTGAAGATCGATTTTCACATATATCAGAATTAATAAAAATGGGGGCGTGCGCAAAAATAAAAAAAAATACAATCATATGTTATGGTGTTAAGAAATTATACGGCGCTACAGTAAAAGCAACTGATTTAAGAGCTTCAGCAAGTTTAGTGCTAGCAGGATGTATTGCACACGGAACTACATTAATTAATCATATAAACCATATAGATCGTGGGTATGAAAACGTCGAAAAAAAATTAAAATCAATTGGTGCAAATATTATAAGAATCAAAAATTATAAGTAA
- a CDS encoding phosphoglycerate kinase yields MKNLKFLKKINDLDIVNKRVLIRVDFNVPIKNKKIISYQRINAALSTIEYALKKKAKVILLSHLGRPTEGQYNKDFSLHLIMQYLEKKIQGIKINLIRDYLNGINFNKNEIILLENARFNKGELENNDNLAKKYANLCDIFVMDAFGVAHRAQASTHGVIKFSKQSCIGFLLHKEITMLNQIMIKPLRPLVSIVGGSKISTKFKILESLGRLSDAIIVGGGIANTFIAIENKVGKSLYEPAFVKQANNLKEKYNICIPIDVRVSKTFEEESLAIIKKNHLINSDEEIMDCGEESIKKIKNLLKTAKTILWNGPIGVFEFKNFRQGTRELAKAIAESNSFSVAGGGDTLAAIELFNIQDKISYISTGGGAFLKFIEGKSLPSLSILQEKNKM; encoded by the coding sequence ATGAAAAATTTAAAATTTTTAAAAAAAATAAACGATTTAGATATTGTTAATAAACGCGTTTTAATTAGAGTAGATTTTAATGTTCCGATTAAAAATAAAAAAATTATATCTTACCAAAGAATTAATGCTGCTTTATCAACGATTGAATATGCATTGAAAAAAAAAGCAAAGGTTATTTTACTTTCTCATTTAGGTCGTCCTACAGAAGGACAGTATAATAAAGATTTTTCCTTACATTTAATTATGCAATATTTAGAAAAAAAAATACAAGGAATAAAAATTAATTTAATCAGAGATTATTTGAACGGAATAAATTTTAATAAAAATGAAATTATACTGTTAGAAAATGCACGATTTAATAAAGGAGAATTAGAAAATAATGACAATCTTGCAAAAAAATATGCTAATCTTTGTGATATTTTTGTTATGGATGCTTTTGGTGTTGCTCATCGAGCTCAAGCATCAACTCATGGTGTAATTAAATTTTCAAAGCAATCTTGTATTGGTTTTTTATTGCATAAAGAAATAACAATGCTTAATCAAATAATGATTAAACCGTTACGTCCATTAGTTTCTATAGTTGGTGGTTCAAAAATTTCAACTAAATTTAAAATATTAGAATCATTAGGGAGATTATCTGATGCTATCATTGTTGGAGGAGGTATTGCTAATACATTTATTGCTATTGAAAATAAAGTAGGAAAATCTCTTTATGAACCTGCTTTTGTTAAACAAGCAAATAATTTAAAAGAAAAATATAATATATGTATTCCTATTGATGTAAGAGTAAGTAAAACTTTTGAAGAAGAATCTTTAGCAATCATAAAAAAAAATCATTTAATTAATAGTGATGAAGAAATTATGGATTGTGGTGAAGAAAGTATTAAAAAAATAAAAAATTTACTAAAAACCGCAAAAACCATTCTATGGAATGGCCCAATAGGAGTTTTTGAATTTAAAAATTTTAGACAAGGAACAAGAGAGTTAGCTAAAGCAATTGCTGAAAGCAATTCTTTTTCTGTTGCAGGTGGAGGTGATACTTTAGCAGCTATTGAACTTTTTAATATTCAAGATAAAATTTCATATATTTCTACTGGAGGAGGCGCTTTCTTAAAATTTATAGAAGGAAAATCTTTGCCATCATTATCTATTTTACAAGAAAAAAATAAAATGTAA
- the metK gene encoding methionine adenosyltransferase, whose amino-acid sequence MTGYLFTSESVSEGHPDKIADQISDAILDAIIKDDKNARVACETYVKTGMVLVGGEITTKAAYIDIETIIRNTIRDIGYVNSDMGFDANSCAVLNTIGKQSVDINQAITHPDPRKQGAGDQGLMFGYATNETDVFMPAPITYAHRLVQQLAMIRKKGILPWLRPDAKSQVTLQYDSGKIIGVDTLVVSTQHTQDVSQKDLQEAVMETIIKPIIPKKWLNRETKFFINPTGRFVIGGPMGDCGLTGRKIIVDTYGGMARHGGGSFSGKDPSKVDRSAAYAARYVAKNIVAAGLADRCEIQISYAIGIAKPISIMVETFGTEKIKNSRLIQLIKKYFNLSPYGLIKMLNLLRPIYRDTANYGHFGRNHFPWEQIDRAKQLSEELL is encoded by the coding sequence ATGACCGGATACCTTTTTACATCTGAGTCCGTTTCAGAAGGACATCCTGATAAAATAGCTGATCAAATTTCTGATGCTATATTAGATGCAATCATTAAAGATGATAAAAATGCACGAGTTGCTTGTGAAACATATGTGAAAACAGGAATGGTACTTGTTGGTGGGGAAATCACGACAAAAGCAGCATATATTGATATTGAAACAATTATACGAAATACTATTCGGGATATAGGTTATGTTAATTCAGATATGGGTTTTGACGCGAATTCTTGTGCTGTATTAAATACTATTGGTAAACAATCTGTTGATATTAATCAAGCAATAACGCATCCTGATCCTAGAAAACAAGGGGCGGGAGATCAAGGTTTAATGTTTGGATATGCTACTAATGAAACCGATGTTTTTATGCCTGCTCCAATTACTTATGCACATCGATTAGTTCAACAATTAGCTATGATAAGAAAAAAAGGAATATTACCATGGTTAAGACCAGATGCAAAAAGTCAAGTAACACTTCAATATGATTCTGGAAAAATCATAGGAGTTGATACATTAGTAGTGTCTACACAACATACTCAAGATGTTTCTCAAAAAGATCTACAAGAGGCAGTAATGGAAACAATCATTAAGCCTATAATACCAAAGAAATGGTTAAACCGAGAAACAAAGTTTTTTATTAACCCAACCGGGCGTTTTGTTATTGGAGGTCCTATGGGAGATTGCGGTTTAACAGGAAGAAAAATTATAGTAGATACTTATGGAGGAATGGCAAGACATGGTGGTGGGAGTTTTTCAGGAAAGGATCCTTCTAAAGTGGATCGTTCAGCGGCTTATGCTGCTCGTTATGTAGCTAAAAACATTGTAGCTGCAGGACTAGCTGATCGTTGTGAAATTCAAATATCTTATGCTATAGGAATTGCTAAGCCTATATCTATTATGGTTGAGACTTTTGGAACTGAAAAAATTAAAAATAGTCGACTTATTCAATTAATTAAAAAATATTTCAATTTAAGTCCATATGGTTTGATAAAAATGTTAAATCTATTAAGACCAATTTATCGTGATACAGCTAATTACGGTCATTTTGGAAGAAATCATTTTCCTTGGGAACAAATAGATCGAGCAAAACAGTTATCTGAAGAGTTATTATAA
- the rpmA gene encoding 50S ribosomal protein L27 — protein sequence MAHKKAGGSTRNGRDSHSKRLGVKCFGGEKVKAGSIIVRQRGTKFHAGNNVGLGRDHTIYAIKTGEIQFKKQKSKKNKTYINII from the coding sequence ATGGCACATAAGAAAGCTGGTGGTTCCACTAGAAACGGTCGTGATTCACATTCAAAAAGATTAGGAGTAAAGTGTTTTGGAGGAGAAAAAGTTAAAGCTGGAAGTATTATTGTTCGTCAAAGAGGTACAAAATTTCATGCTGGAAATAATGTTGGTTTAGGTCGTGACCATACGATATATGCTATAAAAACAGGAGAAATTCAATTTAAAAAACAAAAATCTAAAAAAAATAAAACATATATAAATATTATATAA
- a CDS encoding BolA family protein gives MKKRNIKQILISELSLQKVYLNSEDNNHFHLIAIGNIFNNLNSLEKEQIIYKVLMDYIINGDIHAISIKTFTPNEWLENANLYKKTIKKNIE, from the coding sequence ATGAAAAAACGAAATATTAAACAAATTTTAATTAGTGAACTATCCTTACAAAAAGTTTATCTTAACAGTGAAGATAATAATCATTTTCATTTAATAGCTATTGGAAACATTTTTAATAATTTAAATTCTCTTGAAAAAGAACAAATTATTTATAAGGTTTTAATGGACTATATTATTAATGGCGATATTCATGCTATTTCTATAAAAACTTTTACGCCCAATGAATGGTTAGAAAATGCTAACTTATACAAAAAAACAATTAAAAAAAATATTGAGTAA
- the rplU gene encoding 50S ribosomal protein L21: MYAVFKNGGKQYRVKEGQTIRLEKISDDIGNVVKFDQVLMYSKNDQIFFGNPLLKNSFIKATIISHGKNKKIRIIKFRRRKHHRKHQGHRQNFTEIKITDIKYTI, from the coding sequence ATGTACGCAGTTTTTAAAAATGGTGGAAAACAATACCGAGTAAAGGAAGGACAAACTATTCGTTTAGAAAAAATTTCTGATGACATCGGAAATGTTGTAAAATTTGATCAAGTTTTAATGTATTCAAAAAATGATCAAATATTTTTTGGAAATCCATTATTAAAAAATAGCTTTATAAAAGCAACTATTATTAGTCATGGAAAGAATAAAAAAATTAGAATAATTAAGTTTCGTCGTCGTAAACACCATCGCAAACACCAAGGACATCGTCAAAATTTTACTGAAATTAAAATAACTGATATTAAATATACTATATAG